A genomic stretch from Terriglobales bacterium includes:
- a CDS encoding S16 family serine protease — protein IVDGKGKLLLTGKLGDVMQESAQAALSYVRSRAQRLGVPRDFYRAVDIHVHVPEGAIPKDGPSAGITIATAIASAMSRVPVRRDVAMTGEITLRGKVLPIGGLKEKLLAAHRAGIFEIVLPRENEKDLPDIPENLRNELKLHFVDNMDEVLQLALEGPLPATVGEPASVLPAEPPGDAPAARQ, from the coding sequence ATCGTGGACGGCAAGGGCAAGCTGCTGCTCACCGGCAAGCTGGGCGACGTGATGCAGGAGTCGGCGCAAGCGGCGCTCTCCTACGTGCGCTCGCGAGCGCAGCGCCTGGGCGTGCCCCGCGACTTCTACCGCGCCGTGGACATCCACGTGCACGTTCCCGAGGGCGCCATCCCCAAGGACGGGCCCTCGGCGGGCATCACCATCGCCACCGCCATCGCCAGCGCCATGAGCCGCGTCCCGGTGCGCCGCGACGTGGCCATGACCGGCGAGATCACGCTGCGCGGCAAGGTCCTGCCCATCGGCGGGCTCAAGGAGAAGCTGCTGGCCGCCCACCGCGCCGGCATCTTCGAGATCGTCCTGCCCCGGGAGAACGAGAAGGACCTGCCCGACATCCCCGAGAACCTGCGCAACGAACTCAAACTGCACTTCGTCGACAACATGGACGAGGTGCTGCAATTGGCGCTGGAAGGGCCGCTTCCCGCGACCGTGGGCGAGCCCGCCTCGGTGCTCCCGGCCGAGCCTCCGGGCGACGCGCCCGCCGCCCGCCAGTAG
- a CDS encoding M1 family aminopeptidase: protein MKRFAPGCVLVLGLALAAAAQRLPDTVTPHHYILKFTPDLKTAKFTGEETIHGTVNRPTKEIVLNALEIEFQKVTVQALPGGPVQTARVTLQPEKEMATLTVDQELPQGLVEIKIEYTGILNDQLRGFYLSKSKTRRYAMTQMEATDARRAFPCWDEPAYKAPFSISVVADKGDTAISNGRIEKDEPGPGPDQHTITFSQTPKMSTYLVALGVGDFKCVEGSSDGIPIRICTTPDKVELGKVALESAEHILHFYDQYYSIKYPYGKLDVLASPDFSAGAMENTADIVYREVLLLVDERTASPDFRKLVADVLAHEMAHQWFGDLVTMKWWDDIWLNEGFATWMSPKPVRAWHPEWNNRLDEVQSDNEAKGVDSLAATRAIRTPANTPAEISELFDAIAYNKTAAVLRMVENYVGPETYRQGVNQYLQEHAYGNATAEDFWNTIARVSGKPVDRIMKSFVDQPGVPLVSVSAKCAGGSTTVDLKQGRFFYDRKLESGNDELWQIPVCLKTLAASGKQESRCELLTQKQQSFTWKGCAPWIAANADARGYYRTSYASADLSKLAAAASGELSAEEQVALVDDQWAMVRAGRSSLGDYLQLAESMKDIRNRAAWEALDGHLQDVSDYVVGDADRAQYQAWVRNLLRPALEELGWQSSPEESADRKALRATVIFTLGYAGRDQEVIAHATRLVRQAMGGSASVDPTLLAAITPLAAIHGDQALYEEYLAAMKAAKSPEEYYRYFYGLAAFRRPELVERNLRYALSPEVRNQDATGFLGSILGSTDPQKRKQAWSFIKANWPQLENRLASYTRGDIFGATAAMCDASDRDDVQAFFAQHPIPSAERTMRQSLERMNNCIDMREQQGSRLALWLKQQPEKGGN, encoded by the coding sequence ATGAAGCGCTTTGCACCGGGTTGTGTGCTCGTTCTGGGTCTGGCTTTGGCGGCGGCAGCGCAGCGGCTGCCCGACACGGTCACGCCGCACCACTACATCCTGAAGTTCACTCCCGACCTGAAGACGGCGAAGTTCACGGGCGAGGAGACCATCCACGGGACCGTGAACCGCCCCACCAAGGAGATCGTGCTGAACGCGCTGGAGATCGAGTTCCAGAAGGTGACGGTACAGGCGCTGCCCGGCGGGCCGGTGCAGACCGCCCGAGTCACGCTGCAGCCGGAGAAGGAGATGGCCACCCTCACCGTGGACCAGGAATTGCCCCAGGGGCTGGTGGAGATCAAGATCGAGTACACCGGCATCCTGAACGACCAGTTGCGCGGCTTCTACCTGAGCAAGAGCAAGACCCGCCGCTACGCCATGACGCAGATGGAGGCCACCGACGCGCGCCGCGCCTTCCCCTGCTGGGACGAGCCCGCTTACAAGGCGCCCTTCAGCATCAGCGTGGTGGCGGACAAGGGCGACACCGCCATCTCCAACGGGCGGATCGAGAAGGACGAGCCCGGGCCCGGCCCCGACCAGCACACCATCACCTTCTCGCAGACACCCAAGATGTCCACCTACCTGGTGGCGCTGGGAGTGGGCGACTTCAAGTGCGTGGAGGGCAGCAGCGACGGCATTCCCATCCGCATCTGCACCACGCCCGACAAGGTCGAGCTGGGCAAGGTGGCGCTGGAGTCCGCCGAGCACATCCTGCACTTCTACGATCAGTACTACAGCATCAAGTATCCCTACGGGAAGCTGGACGTGCTGGCCTCGCCCGATTTCTCCGCCGGCGCCATGGAGAACACCGCCGACATCGTCTACCGCGAAGTGCTTCTGCTGGTGGACGAGCGCACCGCCTCCCCCGACTTCCGCAAGCTGGTGGCCGACGTGCTCGCCCACGAGATGGCGCACCAGTGGTTCGGAGACCTGGTCACCATGAAGTGGTGGGACGACATCTGGCTCAACGAGGGCTTCGCCACCTGGATGAGCCCCAAGCCGGTGCGCGCCTGGCACCCGGAGTGGAACAACCGGCTGGACGAAGTGCAGTCGGACAACGAGGCCAAAGGAGTGGATTCGCTGGCGGCCACGCGCGCCATCCGCACCCCGGCCAACACCCCGGCGGAGATCAGCGAGCTGTTCGACGCCATCGCCTACAACAAGACCGCTGCCGTTCTGCGCATGGTAGAAAACTACGTGGGACCAGAGACTTACAGGCAAGGGGTCAACCAATACTTGCAGGAGCACGCTTACGGCAACGCCACCGCCGAAGACTTCTGGAACACCATCGCCAGGGTCTCGGGCAAGCCCGTGGACAGGATCATGAAGAGCTTCGTGGACCAGCCGGGCGTGCCCTTGGTCAGCGTGAGCGCCAAGTGCGCGGGCGGCTCGACCACGGTGGACCTGAAGCAGGGGCGCTTCTTCTACGATCGCAAGCTGGAGTCCGGCAATGACGAGCTGTGGCAGATCCCGGTGTGCCTGAAGACCCTGGCCGCTTCCGGCAAGCAGGAGAGCCGGTGCGAGCTGCTGACCCAAAAGCAGCAGAGCTTTACCTGGAAGGGCTGCGCGCCCTGGATCGCGGCCAACGCCGATGCCCGGGGCTACTACCGCACCTCGTATGCTTCTGCGGACCTTTCCAAGCTGGCGGCGGCGGCGAGCGGGGAACTGTCGGCCGAAGAGCAGGTGGCGCTGGTGGACGACCAGTGGGCGATGGTGCGCGCCGGGCGCAGCAGCCTGGGCGACTACCTGCAACTGGCCGAGAGCATGAAGGACATCCGCAACCGGGCCGCCTGGGAGGCCCTCGACGGTCATCTGCAGGATGTATCCGACTACGTGGTCGGCGACGCCGATCGGGCCCAGTACCAGGCCTGGGTGCGTAACCTATTGCGCCCCGCGCTCGAGGAATTAGGCTGGCAGTCGAGCCCGGAAGAGAGCGCCGATCGCAAGGCCCTGCGCGCCACCGTGATCTTCACCCTGGGATACGCCGGGCGAGATCAAGAGGTCATCGCCCACGCCACCCGCCTGGTGCGGCAGGCGATGGGAGGCAGCGCCAGCGTCGATCCGACGCTGCTGGCTGCCATCACCCCCCTGGCCGCGATCCACGGCGACCAGGCCCTCTACGAAGAGTACCTGGCGGCCATGAAGGCGGCCAAGTCGCCGGAAGAGTACTACCGGTACTTCTACGGGCTGGCGGCGTTCCGGCGGCCGGAGCTGGTGGAGCGGAACCTGAGGTACGCGCTCAGCCCGGAGGTGCGCAACCAGGACGCCACCGGCTTCCTGGGCTCGATCCTGGGCAGCACCGACCCGCAAAAGCGCAAGCAGGCGTGGAGCTTCATCAAGGCCAACTGGCCGCAACTGGAGAACCGCCTGGCCAGCTACACCCGCGGCGATATCTTCGGCGCCACCGCGGCCATGTGCGACGCCTCCGATCGCGACGACGTGCAGGCCTTCTTCGCACAGCACCCGATCCCGTCGGCCGAGCGCACCATGCGCCAGAGTCTGGAGCGCATGAACAACTGCATCGACATGCGGGAGCAGCAAGGTTCGCGCTTGGCTCTGTGGCTGAAGCAGCAGCCCGAGAAAGGCGGGAACTGA